Part of the Pseudarthrobacter sp. L1SW genome, CACTCAGCACCGCAGCCACCTTGCAGCTCGGGGCAATGCTGCCCAACTTCCGATACCTCGAAATCATGGCCTCCGACGTGCCGTGGCGGAGCGAGATCTCCAATGAGCGCCTCCGGTTGACAGCGGAGGGTGACATCCTTATCCCCGAGGGGGTGGGGCTGGGAATAGAACTCGACTTCGAGGCGATTGCCGAGCACCCCTACACGCCCCATCCCATGCGCATCTTCAATGACGCAGTGGCAGACATCAGGCCACCGGACGCCCGGTCCTACTTCAACCTCGACGGCGTGCCGGTTATCTGAGCCAGGGGCCTGTGCCATCGGCCCCCTGATCAGGATCTCCCACGGCGGCTTCACCCTGGCATCCTTGCGGAGGCACGACAAAGAGCAGGAAAGACGGCGTCCCGGAACTTTTGGGATTCCGGGACGCTTCAACAGGATATGCTGCCGGCGGTGCTGCCTCTCGCTGCGAGGGTAAGTACCTCAGCCTGACTTTCGACGACGGGCTCCACCCCATCAACACGCCAAAGTTGCTGGCGGTGCTGGAGAAGCACCACTTCAAAGCCACCTTCTGCCTCTGGGGAGACCATGTGAAGCAGTACCCGGAGATTGTCCACAATATCGCCGGCGCAGGCCACTTACTGTGCAACCACACCATGCACCACGACAACATGGCCGCACGGAGTCCAGAAGCGATCAGGGCCGATCTCGAGTAGACCAGCGCCGTTATCCGCGAGGCCGTTCCTGACGCGAAAATCGTTTACTTCCGGGCGCCATGCGGAAGCTGGGGGCAGACGCCGGCGGAGACCGGAGCCAGACTGTCGAAGCCGTCGATCAGGTCATTCCTGAAGTGAAGTCCGAGGGGTGGCGCTTCGACAGGCCTGCCCGCCGCGGCTGACATAACCCGGCGGGCAGTCCGGTTGGCTAGCCGCGGCGGGTGTAGCTGACTTCCGTCTCGCCTAAGTGTGCCGAGTGCAGTGTCACGTAGCTACCCTGGGCCCTGTTCCCGCTACGGGTACCGCTCCCGGGCAGCGAGACGTAGCCGGCCTCGGTGCGGTGTGGGTTGGCCAAGTGGCCGGGCAGGGTCACGTAGCTGCCTCCGCGGGGTGTCCTGGCGGTGGCGGACGGGGTTGTTTCGAGGGTTACGGGGCGTTCGAGTATCTGAGTCATGCTGTTCTCCTGGTGCGTGAGGTTTGGGTGGCTGCCATGCCTGGCCCCTGCCGTTCCCAATTGCTGCTGTCCTGCGGGTGGCCACAGGGGCAATGGGGGTGGGGTTTCGATGCAGCGCGGGGAGCCGGCGCGTTGGCGCTCGGGGTCTGTTCACCCGCATCCAGCCCTGACAGGGCTTCAGTGGCCTACCTCAACGTTACGGCTTATTTTGAGTGAATCAAAATAAGGTGGCGGAACTCACGGGGGTCATAGCGCGGCGCCCACCGCCGCGCTGTGCCCTACTTCTTTGTCAGCCTGTAGCGCTCGATCTGCCTCAGCCGCCGCAGGAGGCTGTCCCGCCGGGGGTGCGGGACGGCGTCGGCCGCTTCTGCGGTGAGGTCAATGTGCCTGGTGCCGTACTGCCACAGCAACAGGTCGTCCAGCAGGCGGTCGGGCCCGGGGGAGTAGCGGTGGTCCAGGGCCCTGCGGACCTCGGTGATGCGGTTGGCACTGAGCAGCCCGGCCAGCTGCATGGTCTGGTTCAGGCCGTGGGCTGCGAGGAGTTCGGCCGCCCAGCCCCAGTCATCGTCCACCTTGCGGTCAACGTGGGGGAGCAGCGTGCGCCAGACGTCGCGGATCCGGTTCGGCGTCAGCGGGGCAGCCCCTTCGCCGTCGGCGTCCCAGAAACTCCGGACTTCCTCGTAGCGCTCGTGCAGGTCCGCGAACGCGGTCTCCACAGTTTCCAGCATGGCCGCGGTGGCGGTGAACTGCCGGTCGAAGTGGGGTGTCCAGGCCCGCGGGTCCTCGGCCTTGAACCGGATGTCATGCTCGATCTCGCTCCACGCGTGGGCAAAAATGGTGCGGATCTGGCATTCGAAGAAGTAGCTGCCGTTGGGCACGGCATCAGGATTGAAGACCGACTGGTATTCCTTGACGGCCTCGTTCTGGATGGTGCGCAGGATCAGGTGCCGGCTCGAGTAGCCGTAGGTACCCGACTCGATGGAGCCAATGTCCTTTTCCCGGTCCCCGCGGCAGTCGAAGAGCTGCCGCTGGTGTTTGATGATGTTGGCCACCAGGGCGTTCTCCGCGGGCAGCTTGGTGATAACGCGGATTCCCACCATGTCATTGAGGGTCCGGAAAGGGTCCGGGAACTTCAGGACCGGGGGTCCGCCCGGCTCCAGGGGTTCCTCGATCCGGGAAATCTTCTCCTTGAACGATTCCACGGTCTTGGTGCGGCCCGTGACGAACAGCGGCGTCACCTCGGAGTCCTTCAGCATGTCCCGAAGGGTCAGCAGGACGTCCCGCGTGACCAGCTTCAGGGCAGGGCGGACACGCTCATAGATCTCCACGTTCTGCTCCACGGATTCGCGGAGGCTCGCGTCCAGGCTGTCCCAATGACTCGGCATGGTTCCAGCTTAGGCGGAGCTCCGGCTGTGGGCCGCCCACCGCCGCCGCGCCTTCACCGCGTTGCCGGGTGCCGGCTTTCTGATTGGGGAGCATGCCGGGTGAGGCGCTCAGGCACCCGGAGGCTGGTATTTGATCTCGGCCGCCTTCTGCAGGGCTTCCATCGTTTCTTCAACGCTCATCAGGACGGTTGTCTCAAACGAACTCAAGGCGCCGCCGCCGCTGATGGCCAGCGCAACGGCAGCCATGGAAACGTTGTCCGGGGCTTCCCAGAGGTTGTAGCCGTCGTGGCTGCCGAAGGCGTACCAGAACCCGTGGAGTTTTCCGCCGACGGATTCAATATAGGCCTGCGCGGCTTTTCGCCGGTCTTCGGGATTGTTGATCAGCCGCCCCCAGGTCTCTGGCGTGTAGCTGAACCGTGACAGGTAGAGAGGCATTTTCCTGTCCTTTCGTCTCCTGCGGGGATGTGGATGGACCCAGAATGGCAGTGTGCCGCCCGGAGGGCAACGGCTTTGTGCGTCATTGCCCGGTACGCTCGGCACATGGTGCAGCGGCATAGGTACAACTACGGCGACGACCCCAGCCAGTGGGGCGAGCTGTTCCTCCCCGGACTGCCCAGCGGTGCGGCGCACCGCGGCGTGGTGGTGGTGGTCCACGGCGGCTACTGGCGGTCGAAGTACGGCGCGGAGCTGGGCGAGCCGCTGGCCGCGGACCTTGCCGCGCACGGGTTCGCCGCCTGGAACCTCGAGTACCGGCGGGTGGGGAACGGCGGCGGCTGGCCCTTTACCTTCCAGGACATCCTTGCGGGCATCGACAAACTGCAGGAGCTCGCCGGGCATCACGCGTTGGAGCTGGCCAAAGTGGTGGCGCTGGGCCACTCCGCCGGCGGGCACCTGGCAGTATGGGCGGCCGGCTTGGACCGGCTGGGGCAGCCGGGGTTGGCAGCGGAGCACCGCGCCGTCGGCGCCAACCCCGACGGCGTACGCCTCACCGGCGTGGTCAGCCAGTCCGGCCTGCTCAACCTCGGTGACGCGGAGGAACTGAACCTCAGCGATGGTGCCGTGGCCAACCTGCTGGGCGGGCCGTCGTCGGACTTTCCCGGCCGGTACAGGTACGCGGACCCAATGGCTGCGTTGCCCCTTAGCGTGCCCGTCTTCGCTGTCCATGCAACGGACGACGCCGACGTGCCGCTGGGCATGTCAGTCTCCTATGTGGAGGCGGCCAGGTCCGGGCCGGTTCCCGCGCAGCTGGTCATGGTGCCCGGCGACCACTTCGCGCTGATCGATCCTGCCGCGGAGGCGTACGTGAAGTGCCGGGAGCTGGTGGCGGAGCTGCTGGCCTAAGCCGCGTCGGAGCTGGCGGTCATCGGCGTCATGGTGCTTAGCAACGTGCTGGTCAGCCGGTCCTCTGGCAGAGTATGAGCATGCTCACAGTTATAGGCGAAGGCCTCGTCGATGTTGTCCAGCGCGCCTCCGGGATCGAAGCCCACGTGGGCGGCAGCCCTCTGAACGTCGCCGTGGGCCTGGCCCGCCTCGACCACCCGGTCCAGTTCATCGGCCGCTACGGCCGGGACGCCTACGGCGATTCCGTGGCGGCGCACCTGCGCGCGAGTTCGGTGATGCTTCCCATGGGGCCGGATGATCTGCCGACCAGTGTTGCCACCGCGCTGATTGACGACGACGGCGCCGCCACCTATACGTTCGACCTCACCTGGCAGCTCCCCGGCATCGCCGACCGGCTGGCATTCATGCTGCAGGGAACCACCCTGCTGCACACCGGATCGATCGCCACGATGCTGGCGCCCGGCGCCACGGAGGTGCTCGCCGCCGTCGAATTCGCCCACCCGCACGCTACCATCAGCTTCGACCCCAACTGCCGGCCCAGCATCATCACCGATGTTGCTTACGCGCGCCGCCACGCGGAGAAGTTCGTGACCCTTTCGGACGTGGTGAAGGCCTCCGACGAAGACCTTGCCTGGCTCTACCCGGACCTGGACGTGCTGGACGCCGCCCGGCGCTGGCTGTCGCTGGGCGGGACGGAAGGTCCGGCGATGGTGGTGGTCACGCGCGGGGCGGACGGGCCGTGGGGAGTGTGTCGGGCGGGCGAAGCGCAGGTGGAGGCGCCGAAGGTTGAGGTGGCTGACACCGTGGGCGCTGGGGATTCCTTCATGGCGGCGCTGCTGTCCGGTCTGGTGGACCGCGGCCTGGACGGCGCCCAGAACCGCAAGGACCTGCGCGAACTTCCGGCAGAGGGGCTGGAGGAGCTGCTGGCCCACGCGGCGAAGGCTGCCGCCGTCACGGTGTCCCGGCCGGGCGCCAACCCGCCGACGCGCGCTGAACTGAATGGTGTGCCTGTGGAGGATTAGGCGGTATTCCCCTTCGCTTACCCCTCGTGGTTGTAGTAGGGCCACGGCAGGAAACGTCGCTCGCCGCGCCGGTCGGGTCCTTCGAGGGTGACCTTGCCCTGCGCAGCCCACTCCACGCCGCGGGGGAACATCCGAAGGAATTCGATCCGCCGGAAGGTGTCTATGTCGTGGCCGATCGTGATCGTGAAGCTGCGTCCCTCGCCGTAGTTGTTGATCCATGCGAGGGGCTGGAGCGTGTTGATGCCGGGCAGGCCCTCAACGCCCTCCGCCGGAATGGCCACCGGATAGTGGGACATGGGCCACATCGGTGCGTTCCGGTACGACTCCACGTCGTCAAATACTGAGAGGAGCACCTCCGCACCTTCATACAGCTGCACGCCGGTCAGGATGTCGTCCCCCGTCACGGTCCAGGTGCCGCTGATGCCTTCCGTGATGGGGTGGAGCGGCTCGGCGGTCTGCAGCAGGGCCTCACCCCAGGGCCGCGGGCGCAGCCCGGTGGGAACGCTGAGCTTCGCGCCCCGCATGACGTTGTACTCCTCGGGATAGCCCCAGTCGTCCTCCTGGACAGCAGAGCCGTGGAACCAGACGATGCCTTTCCCGTCGTCGTGGACAAACTTCAGCAGGGCCGCGTCGGTTTCAGCGCCGAAACCCACGGCTTTTTCGTGGTACCCGTCGCGGCCCTCGAACACGATGATGACGACGTCGTATTTGTCGATTACGTCCGCCCCCAGGCCCCGCGGGTCCTCCACGACGCGGACACGGAACTGGCCCGTGTCCTCCAGCACGCTGGTGAGCCACTGGTTGTGGGCCCGGAAGCTGCGGAACTCGTTGTCGTGCTCGCGGGTCATATGCCCGGAGAGGATGAGTGCGTTCAGTACTTCAGCCATGGCATCAATGCCTCTTTCTGTCGCCATCGGAGAGTTAGGGGGAAAGTCTACATACTTTAGTCTAAAACAGACATAATGATGTTACGATCGGTGTGCACCTAGAGAGAGTGAGCAACGATGCTTCTCGAAAGAGACCTCATCCAGTCCGTCGGCTTCCGCAACGTCACCGAAGGCGGACGCACAACCGGCTTCCAGTTCAGGGTCCGAATGCCGTCCTACCGTGGCATGGCGGCCTCCCTCATCGACGGCATCGCCGTCCGGGTAGGCAACCTCGTGGACGTCGCCCCTGACATTCCGCTCTGGACCTTCGGCGGGCGGACCTTCACGCTGCAGCAGCTTTGGGAAAGCGACGGCGTCCGCTGGCCCCTCGAGGAGGCCGCGGTGGTCACGGTTCCGTACGACGGCGGCCTTCCGCAGGGAGTCCATGAGCTCACCATCGAGTTGCGGCTGCGCATGTCCTACATCCCCGTGGAGCACCAGCCCACCACCCACCGCGTCAGCAGGTCAGTGACCCTGGCTCCGGAGGGCGGGGAGGGCGCGTTCCGCTATGGGGTCTCCCTCTACAGCTACATGGGCGACTACGGCACGGTGATGGACCTGGAAACTGCATTGGCGTCCGTCGCCGATACAGGTGCCACCGGCGTCGAAATCCTTGGCGAGGGTCACATCCCCGGCTATCCGGAACCATCGGCCGCGTGGACCGACACCTGGTTCGGCCTGCTCGAGAAGTACTCCCTGGAGCCCACCAACTACGGCTCCTGGATCGATACCCGCCTACACCCGGGACGGAGCATGACCGTTGCCGAGGGCGCCGCGGCCCTCCAGCGGGACCTCCGGCTTGCCCACCGGCTTGGCTTCGGCTTCGTCCGGCCAAAGATCGGCGTGGTGTCCAGCGACCTGGTTCCGGACCCGATCTGGACCGAATCCGTGGAGCGCTCCCTGGATCTTGCCCACGAGCTCGGGATCATCATCTGCCCCGAGATCCACTCGCCCACGCCCATCAAACACCCTGTGGTTGACGACTACATCAGCCTGATTGAACGGACCGGAACCAAGAACTTCGGCCTGCTCATCGATACCGGCATCTTCCAGGACCGGCCCATCCCGCTGCGGGAAGGCGAGAGCCGCGAAACGCGGCCGGCCTTCCTGGACGGGATCGGCGTCAATCCCGCAGACTTCGCGGACATCGCCCAGTACGTGGTGTTCATCCAGGCAAAGTTCCACGACATCAATGACCAGCTGGAGGACCAGCAGATCCCGTGGCGCCCCATACTCAAGGCGCTCAAGGACTCCGGCTACACCGGCTACCTTTCCAGCGAATACGAAGGCGAGCGGACGCCCTGGCGGGCCATCGAGCAGGTGCGTCGCCAGCACGCCCTGATCCGCCGCATTGCTTCCGAACTCCCCTGACCATTTCCTTCTGCCAGCAAAGAGATACAGCCATGCCAAACGGACTTCTTGACGAATCGAGCCTCCGCACCCACCCCGAGGGCCTCGCGCTGGCCCTCACGCTTCCCTGGTACCGGAGCCTGTGGCTCTCCTCTGTTTCCAGCCTCCGGCTTTTTGTGGACGGCGTCGAGGTACCCGCGGAGGACCTGTCGCTGGAACTGGGCGGCGTCCGCTATGCGGTTCCGGACCTCCCGGCCCAAAGCGAAACTCTCTGGTACCTCCAGGAGCACCCCCTGCTCATCACCAGGAGGGACACCCCGGTGTCCCTTGGAGGGCAGCACACGGTCCAGCTCATCGGAGAACTGCGCCTGCCCTACATGCAGATCGCCCCGGGCCGGGACGGCGGCCCTGGAATGTATGTCCCCAACTTCGTCAACCAGACGCTGGAGCTGATAGTCACCGACAAACCGGCACCGGCCCCTGCACGGACGACGGCGGTCACTCCGCCTCCGCCTAAGGCCGACGACGATCCGTTCTCGCTCGGGCTCACGCTGTACTCCGCCAGCGCCGAATTCCGGGCCGGCTGGTACGACTTTGACGGCCTGCTCAACCGTGTGGCGGAACTCGGCATTGGTCCGGGTATTGAGATCGTTGCCTCCCAGGTCCTTCCCACATACCCAAACGTGACGGATGACTTTGCCCGGTCCTGGCACCAGGCCTTTGACAAACACGGCTTCACCGCCAGCTCGTTTGGTGCCAACCTGGACATGGGCCGGCGCCGTGACCGGGACATGACACCGGACGAGGAGTACGAGTTCACTGAAAGGCTCTTCCACGGCGCCAGGAAACTCGGCTTCCCGCTGGTCCGCATCCAGAGCGCCAAACCCGAACTGCTCCGCCGGCTTTTGCCGTTGGCCGAGGACCTGGAGCTCAAGCTGGCCTACGAGATCCATGCACCCCTCGGACCCAACTCGCCGGAAATCATGAAGGTGCGCGACGTCTACGCGGACCTTGACTCGCCGCTGCTGGGCTTTGTGGCCGACTTCTCCTCCACCATGCACAGCATGTCTCCGACGCTCCTGCGGGCTGTCCGCCGAGCCGGGCTCGATGACGAGGCCGTCCACACACTGCAGTCCATTTGGGCTACTGACGCCCCAATGCGGGCAAGGCAGGAGGAGTTCATCGGCTACCTGCGGGGCCGGGACTTTGACCCGGCGCGCCTTGGTTCGTTCGCGCATTTGGCCTTCAACATGCATGGGCATGTCAGCCCCAAGGATTGGGCGGACATCATGCCGCAGATCATGCACGTCCACGCAAAGTTCTACGACGTCGACGAGCAGGGCAACGAGCCGGCCATCGACTATCCGGAACTCGTCCGGGTGTTCGTCGAGGGCGGCTACCGCGGCTACTGGTCGAGTGAGTGGGAGGGCCACGCCTTCGCCGAGCTCGGCGAGGTGGATCCGCTGCTCCTGGTCCGCAAGCAGCACGACCTCATCCGCAAGAGCATGCGGTCGGCGTTGGCATCCGCCTGACTGCTGCCCTCGAACCAAACGCCTCGGTGCCCGTCCGTTCAGCCGGCCGGGCACCGAGGCGTTTAAGGGGTTTCCTGTGCCGCCGCGGCGGCAACGATGTCCCCAGCCTCCTTGAACAGGGCCCGCATCCACTCGTGTTCGGAATCGCGGTTGTGCACCGGGTGCCACCACAGTGCGTTGACCAGCGGCGTGGCATCGAAGGGCAGCGGCAGGATCCGCACCCCGCCGATCCGAAGCGCGAACGGCACCAGTGCCGCCTGGATAAGGGCGATCCGGTTGGTGCCCACCACAAAGTGGGGCAAGGACTGGAAGCTCTCCACCACCACGTCCACGCGGGGCTCAACACCGAGCTGCATGATCTGGCGTTCGGCAGAGGTTGACGCCGACCTGGTCTGGTAGGTCATCACCCAGGGCAGCTCTGCGATGTTCTCCATGGTGATTTTCTCACCGACCGCCTCGTTGGAGGAGGAGACGACGGCGACCCAGCCGTCGCGCCACAGGTCCAGGTAGGGGAGTCCGGACAGGAAGCCATGGGGGATCAGGATGCCGTCGACGGAGCGCAGGCGGTTGGCCGCGTCCTCGACAACCATCGGATTGTGGAGCATAAAGCGGAAGCGGACTCCGGGTGCCCGCTCGGCCGCGAGCTCGGAAGCCACCCGGCCGATGGTGGTGAAGCCGTAGTCGGAGCCGTAAATGGAAAATTCGCGCTCGGACTCGGTGGGTTCCCACGTTGCCTGGCTCTCGAAGACCCGCCGTGCGGCCTCAAGTGCCGTCGTGGTGTGCTCGGCAAGGCGCAGGGCGAACGGCGTGAGCTCATAGGCATTGCCGCGCCGGGCCAGGATGGGATCGCCGAAGTGGGACCGGAGCCGCGCGAGGGACGCGCTCAGCGCGGGCTGGCTGAGGTGGAGCCGCTCGGCTGCCCTCGTGACGCTCCGCTCGGTGATAAGGGCATCCAACGAAATGAGCAGGTTGAGGTCGAGCCGGGAGAGCAGGGCATGGTTTGTCACGGCGCACGGTCTTTCAGCGGTGAAACTTCGTCCCGGTATTCTATCAGCGCCATCAATACTTTTGGCTCGCTGCATCACAGCTCTTGATGCAATCCTTCCGCAAACCTCGGTGAAACTTATGTCTGTCATCGGCAAGACTTATGTGCTTTTTCTGCACATCTCCTTCATACTGATGAGTGACCGGGGTCACGGCTCCGGATATTTTCGACAACGAAGTCAGAAAGGCTGGACATGACACAGCACCGCCGCTATTCGGGCCTCAAGGCCGGCGCCCTCGCAGTCCCCACAATCGCCGCCCTCGTCCTCACGGGCTGCTCGGCCCCCGCCACCAGCAGTTCCTCCACGGGGGGCTCACAGGAATTCTCCCTGTCCTTCGCCACATCGAACACCATTGAGAGCCCCTTCCAGGTACTCGGTGAGAAGTACATGGAGGCGAACCCCAACGTCAAGATCACGTTCAACCCCCAGCCCAACGACTCCTACGACCAGACCCTGCGGACCCAGCTCCAGGCCGGAAACGCCTCCGACGTCGTCGTCACCTCGCCGGGCTCCGGCCAGGGACGCAGCATTCTTCCGCTGGCGGCGGCAGGTTTCCTCGAGCCCCTGGATGATTCTGCCAAGGCGCTCCTGCCTGAAGGAAGCGACAGCACCTTCGGCACGGACGGCAAGGTTTTCGGCCAGGCAACGGCCATGACGGTGTCTGCCCTGGTCACTAACGAGGCTGCTGTGAAGGCGACCGGCGAGTTCCCCGCGGACTTCACGGCTCTGGAGGAGCAGTGCAAGACCCTCGTATCCTCCGGGAAATCCCTCTTCGCCCTCGCAGGTGCGGCGCCTCCCAACACAGGCCTCACGGCGATGTCCCTGGCAGCCTCCCGTGTTTACGCGGAAGACCCCGAGTGGAACGAAAAGCGTGCAGCCAAGGAAGTCACCTTCGCAGGCTCGGACGGCTGGAAGTCGGCACTCGAAGCAGTCAACACGCTGAAGGACGCGGGCTGCTTCCAGAAGGGCGCCGCCGGTGCAGGTTTTGACGCCATTACCAAGGGCCTTGCCAGCGGTACGTCACTGGCAGGATTCATTCCGGCCACGAGCTGGAAGCAGCTGCAGTCCGCCGCTGCCGGTTCCGAATTTGCCGTGCGCGCACTGCCGGCTGAAAAGGGCTCGGGTAACGAATACGTCTACGCCAGCGCCAACTACTCCTTCTCCATCAACGCTGCCTCCAAGAACAAGGACGCCGCCAAGGCGTTCCTCGCCTGGGCTGCCGAACCAGAGCAGACCAAGGCGTTTGCAGAAATCGACGGCGCACTGCCGGTCAGTGGACTGGACAACTACGACTTCGACGGCGGAGCGTACAAGAACGTCGGCGACCTGATCAAGGATGGAAAATACGGGCCGCTTCCGAACATCCAGTGGCCGAACTCCGCCGTCTACGACGCCCTCGCAACAGGGGTCCAGGGCATCATCACCGGCCAGAAGACTCCGGACCAGGTCCTCCAGGCGATGGATGCAGCCTGGGGATAGGCAACCCCGATCCATCGACCGTTTTTACCGGCCCAAAGGGACAAGCAAGGAATATCATGACTGCCACGATGCAACCGAAAACGGAAGCAGCCAAAGCACCCCGACGGGGCCGGCGTGCTCCGGGGGCGGGTAAAACCACCCGCCCCCGGGGCCAGGGCCTGCAGTTCGGGCATTGGTGGTGGGCACTGCCCGGGATCGTCCTCGTCCTTGCCATCCACTACGTGGCTACGGGCATCGGCGGTTACTTCGCCTTCACCAACTGGACGGGCATCGGCTCGTTCAAGGTTGTGGGCTGGCAGAACTTCGAAGCAATCTTCAAAGACCCCGCCAAGCTCGGGGCCCTGTCCAACACCCTCTTTCTTGCCTTCGGCTCGGTCTTCCTCGGCAACGTGGCAGGCCTTGTCATCGCCCTCGGCCTGAACCGGGTCCTGAAGACGCGCTACATCCTCCGGACCCTCTTCTTCATGCCCGTGGTGCTCAGCCCCCTGGCCACGGCCTACATCTGGAAATACATCTTCGACTTTGACGGGCCCATCAACGTCTTCCTGACATCGATCGGCGCCGGCGACCTCGCCAAGCCGTGGCTCGCGGACCCGCAATGGGCCATCTGGACAGTCCTCGTGGTCCTGGTCTGGGGCTCCACCGGCTTTGCCATGGTCATCTTCATGGCCGGACTTGCCGGTGTTCCCGTCGAGGTGGAAGAAGCAGCAGCCATTGACGGTGCCAACCTGTGGCAGCGTTTCCGGAACGTCACGCTGCCAGCCATCCGCCCCGCCGTCGCCATCGCCACCACCCTGGGAATCGTGCAGGGCCTGCGCGTCTTCGACCCCATCATGGCCCTCACGGGCGGTGGACCTGCCGGAGCAACCGAAACACTGGCCACCCAGGTCTACAAGCAGGCGTTTGCGCTCGGCAACTTCGGCGGCGGCGCTGCCCTTGCCTTGGTGCTCGCCGTCATCATCCTGTTCTTCGCCGTAATCCAGCAGCGGCTGACGCGATCGAACCCCGAGGACTAGACATGTTCCGCTACACCAAATTCACCCTGCTCCGCGAAGTTGGCCTCTGGGCCCTTGCCCTGCTCTTCCTCGCCCCGTTCTACTTCCTGGTGACCACCGCACTGAAGCCGGACAGCGAGATGTACACCACCTCGCCGCTGGCGCTGCCAAAGAGTCCGGACTTCAGCAACTTCATCGACGTCCTCACCGCCACAGGCAACTCCAACGTCGTGATGGGGCTTGTGAACAGCACCATCATCACTGCAGGCAGCATCGTGGGACTCATCGCGCTCGGCTCGATCACCGGCTACGTCATCTCCCGCAGCACCGCACGCTGGAGCAAAGGCACGTACTACCT contains:
- a CDS encoding ABC transporter substrate-binding protein; this translates as MTQHRRYSGLKAGALAVPTIAALVLTGCSAPATSSSSTGGSQEFSLSFATSNTIESPFQVLGEKYMEANPNVKITFNPQPNDSYDQTLRTQLQAGNASDVVVTSPGSGQGRSILPLAAAGFLEPLDDSAKALLPEGSDSTFGTDGKVFGQATAMTVSALVTNEAAVKATGEFPADFTALEEQCKTLVSSGKSLFALAGAAPPNTGLTAMSLAASRVYAEDPEWNEKRAAKEVTFAGSDGWKSALEAVNTLKDAGCFQKGAAGAGFDAITKGLASGTSLAGFIPATSWKQLQSAAAGSEFAVRALPAEKGSGNEYVYASANYSFSINAASKNKDAAKAFLAWAAEPEQTKAFAEIDGALPVSGLDNYDFDGGAYKNVGDLIKDGKYGPLPNIQWPNSAVYDALATGVQGIITGQKTPDQVLQAMDAAWG
- a CDS encoding carbohydrate ABC transporter permease, coding for MTATMQPKTEAAKAPRRGRRAPGAGKTTRPRGQGLQFGHWWWALPGIVLVLAIHYVATGIGGYFAFTNWTGIGSFKVVGWQNFEAIFKDPAKLGALSNTLFLAFGSVFLGNVAGLVIALGLNRVLKTRYILRTLFFMPVVLSPLATAYIWKYIFDFDGPINVFLTSIGAGDLAKPWLADPQWAIWTVLVVLVWGSTGFAMVIFMAGLAGVPVEVEEAAAIDGANLWQRFRNVTLPAIRPAVAIATTLGIVQGLRVFDPIMALTGGGPAGATETLATQVYKQAFALGNFGGGAALALVLAVIILFFAVIQQRLTRSNPED